A genomic stretch from Comamonas odontotermitis includes:
- a CDS encoding S24 family peptidase — protein sequence MSDIYPDTLGGRIQQRMDALHIRQADIARELKVSRPSVSDWVNDKVQSLNSTNLIALAALLNCSQEWLNSGSGAVSPAPTALRVAEAAPIYSVSSTRDEPQEDFVRIQHLSPRPSMGSGNEVEEPVSIVQYLDVLRSWLISELGTANPDRVKILTAIGRSNHPTIPDKSLVFVDTGHRFIDAPAFYVLDVAGRFLLKKALIRADGSLELRSDNREEYPDSEIYKLSEAQDTLNISGKVLGWWSLRIG from the coding sequence GGACATTTATCCAGACACGCTCGGCGGACGCATCCAACAACGCATGGATGCATTGCACATCCGTCAGGCCGATATTGCGCGGGAGCTCAAAGTCAGCCGCCCATCTGTTAGCGACTGGGTAAATGACAAGGTACAAAGCCTCAACTCGACAAACTTGATTGCGCTTGCCGCCTTACTGAACTGCTCTCAGGAGTGGTTGAATAGTGGGTCGGGAGCTGTGAGTCCTGCCCCTACTGCGCTTCGTGTTGCTGAAGCTGCCCCCATTTATTCGGTTTCGAGCACCAGAGACGAACCGCAGGAGGACTTCGTCCGCATCCAGCATCTGTCGCCACGCCCATCGATGGGCTCCGGGAATGAAGTGGAGGAGCCCGTCAGCATCGTCCAATACCTTGACGTACTCAGAAGCTGGTTGATCAGTGAGCTTGGCACAGCCAATCCAGATCGAGTAAAGATCCTGACCGCCATTGGCCGAAGCAATCACCCCACAATCCCAGATAAGTCACTTGTGTTTGTTGATACAGGCCATCGTTTCATTGACGCTCCTGCCTTCTATGTTCTCGATGTCGCCGGGAGATTCCTACTCAAAAAAGCGCTGATTCGTGCTGATGGGTCGCTTGAGCTGCGCAGTGACAACCGAGAAGAGTACCCAGACAGCGAGATCTACAAGCTCTCAGAGGCGCAAGATACGCTAAACATTAGCGGCAAAGTGTTAGGCTGGTGGTCTCTACGTATCGGGTAA